The following are encoded together in the Strongyloides ratti genome assembly S_ratti_ED321, chromosome : 2 genome:
- a CDS encoding 7TM GPCR, serpentine receptor class e (Sre) family-containing protein — translation MCNFFYFEVVALILSIILGCLALRECYNSRNCHIHARVLIFCIMVDIIMSDVGEIFHSYFIGCKKLNHDELFLELTHLLFLSGNINSSFVCTLLILEQIIGTKYSKVYEKLNQKWLLIVIHIISFVIFCLLSYILENEFIAIYIELISLFIAIILCLILYFYSIKKKNGVIFLKPNVTSNRLLSQKYILNQIKKISKKMIPFILIFLLHSLVNVIISTLTHFSKFPEYETNIYTIIIKINFVSRNMFTPIFLVFFFSPKYLKISFCWCKFNNNNTQAKTVVIKTINECHLYFNQLKQQWK, via the exons atgtgtaattttttttattttgaagttGTTGCTTTAATTCTATCTATTATTTTGGGATGTTTAGCATTAAGAGAATGTTATAATTCTAGAAATTGTCATATTCATGCACGagtattaatattt tgtATTATGGTTGATATAATAATGTCAGATGTGGGAGAAATATTTCATTCATATTTTATTGGatgtaaaaaattgaatCATGATGAATTATTTCTAGAATTAACacatttactttttttatcaggAAATATTAATTCTAGTTTTGTTTGTACTTTACTAATATTAGAACAAATTATTGGAACAAAATATAGTAAagtatatgaaaaattaaatcaaaaatggCTTCTTATCGTAATTCatataatatcatttgtaatattttgtttattaagttatattttagaaaatgagTTTATTGCtatatatatagaattaatttcattatttattgctataattttatgtttaattctttatttttattctattaaaaagaaaaatggtgtaatttttcttaaaccTAATGTAACAAGTAATCGTTTATTATCACAAAAATACATTTTgaatcaaattaaaaaaatttcaaaaaaaatgataccatttattttaatatttttattacattcaTTAGTAAATGTTATCATTTCAACATTAAcacatttttcaaaatttccagaatatgaaacaaatatttatactattataattaaaataaattttgtatcaagaaatatgtttacaccaatatttttagtattt tttttttcacctaaatatttaaaaatatcattttgttggtgtaaatttaataataataatactcaAGCAAAGACAGttgttattaaaacaattaatgaatgccatttatattttaatcaaCTTAAACAACAatggaaataa
- a CDS encoding Atrial natriuretic peptide receptor 1, translated as MLNIIIVLILLYQYIYCYNKTNINLGFLFPKNATLLRSTSGFDRSAGVVSLVFDQIKKEKLLPDYNYTFNVFYDECLEYRASSGTYELIKKKNVDVIFGSTCNKAAIRSTLMAKFYNIPTFIWGAVSVSDVADHQRLPNVFSTYAIFISLAFTTINILEEFNWTTVSFIYNTNNYNRCNNMFLDFERALNVTSTKVTIIQSFKTSYQPTYNEYKEFLYKIKDKTRIILSCFDNDIYKRKFLISMYENGLNNDEWIHINMEYKNLGFLTNIKNSLGNYYPFYKDVYNDIPDGKDDIAFIMAQKMLSIDLLRKQLDIVFDDKEILQNVNKWPFYCNDCIINNETTISTYAWYLNDAIYLWASLLNKTLPLYGDEIFNNYTLLHQHCPGTYNGKTGEMKYGPNCIRTAYLVLRGLEKNESSPIYITYNFSSVINFSKKIVVEDLTTTLFANWGNKIPLNIPICGYKGNSCPINIFKDYLKEVIIIGILLLILLIFIIICILYFIWKINHRKEIEMSRWMIPYNNLMKPINEKKEHEQSLNSLISSGSLLSSKKTLNSMKETKKFVFMYLNGEEVVGQKHTINFQISKEEKIELSKLITWEHDNINKFYGMCLDYKYPISLWKFCKKRSLFDVLKMDNFIFDGFFLICLIKDLVEGINFIHNSFLKFHGRLTSKNCLINDRWQLKISDFNSFNFRCKEKFKSKDLLWTAPEILRCENFIGTQEGDIYSFAIICSEILTRKLPWDYENRKENPDEIIYFVKKGGQHILRPDIIISQNIEINTTYITLIKDCWSEEYNKRPTIKQIKLLLKTLNKKSVTNLMDHIFNILEEYSLTLRHEILERTKELEEEQKKIDLLLAKMLPVAVAKQLKIGKIVEPENFDMVTIFFADIVKFTDLSLKCSPIQLITLVNDLFTMFDNLIENYDVYKVETIGDGYLCVSGLPIKNNTHAEVIANLSINFMDICKNFSILHLSKEKITLRIGCNTGPCVAGVVGLSMPRYCLFGDTVNTASRMESNGKSGRIHITESTFFLLNETNKYNLECRGEIIIKGKGIMTTYWLNGYKNN; from the exons atgttaaatattattattgttttaatattattatatcaatatatttattgttataataaaacaaatataaatttaggTTTTTTATTTCCTAAAAATGCAACACTTCTTCGTTCTACCTCTGGATTTGATAGATCCGCTGGTGTTGTATCATTAGTTTTtgatcaaataaaaaaagaaaaattattaccagattataattatacatttaatgtattttatgATGAATGCTTAGAATATAGAGCAAGTTCTGGAACATatgaattaattaaaaaaaaaaatgttgatgTTATTTTTGGTAGTACATGTAATAAAGCTGCAATAAGATCAACATTAATggcaaaattttataatattccaACATTTATATGGGGTGCTGTATCAGTATCAGATGTTGCTGATCATCAAAGATTACCAAATGTTTTTTCAACATATGCTATATTTATATCACTTGCTTTCActacaattaatattttggAAGAATTTAATTGGACTACtgtatcatttatatataatactaataattataatagatGTAATAATATGTTTCTTGATTTTGAAAGAGCTTTAAATGTTACAAGTACCAAAGTTACAATTATACAATCATTTAAAACATCATATCAACCAACatataatgaatataaagaatttttatataaaattaaagataaaacaagaattatattatcatgttttgataatgatatatataaaagaaaatttttaatatcaatgtATGAAAATGgtttaaataatgatgaatggattcatataaatatggaatataaaaatcttggttttttaacaaatattaaaaattcattggGAAATTATTATCCATTTTATAAAGATGTTTATAATGATATACCAGATGGAAAAGATGATATTGCATTTATAATGGCTCAAAAAATGTTAAGTATAGatttattaagaaaacaATTAGATATAGTTTTTGATGATAAAGAAATACTtcaaaatgttaataaatggccattttattgtaatgattgtattattaataatgaaacaACTATTTCAACTTATGCTTGGTATTTAAATGATGCCATTTACCTTTGGGCATCATTacttaataaaactttaccATTATATGgtgatgaaatatttaataattatactttattaCATCAACATTGTCCAGGAACATATAATGGAAAGACTGGTGAAATGAAGTATGGCCCAAATTGTATACGAACAGCATATTTAGTTTTACGTggtttagaaaaaaatgaatcatcaccaatttatataacatataaCTTTTCAAgtgttattaatttttctaaaaaaatagtagTAGAAGATTTAACAACAACATTATTTGCAAATTGGGGAAATAAAATTCCATTAAATATTCCAATTTGTGGTTATAAAGGAAATTCATGTcctattaatatttttaaagattatttaaaagaagtaataattattggtatattacttttaatattacttatatttattattatttgtattttatattttatatggaAAATAAATCATAGAAAAGAGATAGAAATGTCACGTTGGATGATAccatataataatttgatgaaacctattaatgaaaaaaaagagcATGAACAAAGTTTAAATTCACTAATATCAAGTGGTAGTTTATTATCAAGTAAGAAGACATTAAATAGTATGAAAGAAaccaaaaaatttgtttttatgtatttaaaTGGTGAAGAAGTAGTTGGTCAGAAGcatacaataaattttcaaatatcaaaagaagaaaaaatagaATTAAGTAAATTAATTACATGGGAacatgataatattaataaattttatggaATGTGTTTAGATTATAAATATCCTATATCATTATggaaattttgtaaaaaaagaaGCCTTTTT gatgttttaaaaatggataattttatttttgatggattctttttaatatgtttaattaaaGATCTTGTTGAAggtattaattttattcataatagttttttaaaatttcatggAAGATTAACTTCAAAAAATTGTCTTATAAATGATAGATGgcaattaaaaattagtgattttaattcatttaactttcgttgtaaagaaaaatttaaaagtaaagatTTATTATGGACAGCACCAGAAATATTAAGAtgtgaaaattttattggaaCACAAGAAGGTGATATTTATAGTTTTGCAATTATTTGTTCAGAAATACTTACTAGAAAATTACCATGGGATTATGAAAATAGAAAAGAAAATCCTgatgaaataatatattttgttaaaaaaggTGGACAACATATATTAAGACCTGATATTATAATTTCACaaaatatagaaattaaTACAACATATATTACATTAATTAAAGACTGTTGGTCAGAGGAGTATAATAAAAGACCAAcaattaaacaaattaaacttttactaaaaacattaaataaaaaaagtgtaacaaatttaatggatcatatttttaatattttagaagAATATTCATTAACATTACGCCATGAAATATTAGAAAGAACAAAAGAATTAGAAGaggaacaaaaaaaaattgatttattaCTTGCAAAAATGTTACCAGTTGCTGTGgcaaaacaattaaaaattggtaaaattgttgaaccagaaaattttgatatggtaacaattttttttgctgatatagttaaatttactgatctttctttaaaatgttcaccaatacaattaataacattagttaatgatttatttactatgtttgataatttaattgaaaattatGATGTTTATAAAGTTGAAACAATTGGTGATGGTTATTTATGTGTTTCAGGACttccaataaaaaataatacacaTGCTGAAGTAATAgctaatttatcaattaattttatggatatatgtaaaaatttttcaatattacaTTTAAGTAAAGAAAAGATAACTTTACGTATTGGTTGTAATACAGGACCCTGTGTAGCAGGTGTTGTTGGTTTATCAATGCCAAGATATTGTCTTTTTGGTGATACAGTTAATACAGCCAGTAGAATGGAAAGTAATGGAAAAAGTGGAAGAATACATATAACAGaaagtacattttttttattaaatgaaacaaataaatataatttagaaTGTAGAGGtgaaattataattaagGGAAAAGGTATCATGACAACATATTGGCTTAATggatacaaaaataattag
- a CDS encoding Alpha/beta hydrolase fold-3 domain-containing protein translates to MTILNIFRYVKLPEDVADEDKIKKYEITLRFAYEYPAKILEPIFHYSIHYKILRFISKIGEISKQKYFKNIQINNEKIGNICCRVYQKKEQSENAILYIHGGGFVALRPKFFDSTCVELAEKTNSIIFSVDYSLSPEAPLLCALDECYSVIVSLYENEYKKYNFNKNKIIIFGESAGGNLAAALSVRLVKRKKKNYFYKQILVNPLLSYINYSSPSHQIYKNNYGGSSFLSPRFKTLMLMYYTNINLTNNEILKIMKNCHVSKEIRSLPYISINNLPNEWIVNNNNNNNNNLFENDIDIKLVEKLNNIVGNPEISPILSDDNDLSQLPSSMIITCGIDILRDEGFLYKKRLETLGVNVTWKHYNNTIHGIISMLNFEMRKNVMNNIFEFIKD, encoded by the exons atgacaatattaaatatttttcgtTATGTTAAATTACCTGAGGATGTTGCTGatgaagataaaataaaaaaatatgaaataacTTTAAGATTTGCTTATGAATATCCT gcaaaaattttagaacccatttttcattattctattcattataaaatattacgttttatatcaaaaattggAGAGATATCAaagcaaaaatattttaaaaatattcaaataaataatgaaaaaattggAAATATATGTTGTAGagtttatcaaaaaaaagaacaatcTGAAAATgctattttatatatacatggTGGAGGTTTTGTAGCTTTGAGaccaaaattttttgattcaaCATGTGTTGAGTTAGCTGAAAAGACTaattcaattatattttctgTTGATTATTCATTAAGTCCTGAAGCTCCATTATTATGTGCATTGGATGAATGTTATAGTGTTATTGTATCATTATatgaaaatgaatataaaaaatataattttaataaaaataaaataataatatttggtGAGTCTGCTGGTGGAAATTTGGCAGCAGCATTATCTGTAAGACttgtaaaaagaaaaaagaaaaattatttttataaacaaattttggTAAATCCACTTTTATCATATATCAATTATTCTTCACCATCAcatcaaatttataaaaataattatggtGGTTCATCATTTTTAAGTCCAcgatttaaaacattaatgttaatgtattatactaatattaatttaacaaataatgaaattttaaaaataatgaaaaattgcCATGTTTCAAAAGAGATACGTTCACTTCcatatatatctattaataatttgCCAAATGAATGGATTGTTAACaacaataacaataataataataatttatttgaaaatgatattgatattaaattagttgaaaaattgaataatattGTTGGAAATCCAGAAATATCACCAATATTAAGTGATGATAATGATTTATCACAATTACCATCATCAATGATTATAACATGTGGTATTGACATATTACGTGATGAAggatttttatataaaaaaagattagaAACTTTAGGTGTTAATGTGACATGGaaacattataataatactattCATGGTATAATAAGtatgttaaattttgaaatgagaaaaaatgttatgaataatatatttgaatttattaaagattaa